From the genome of Winogradskyella forsetii, one region includes:
- a CDS encoding FeoB-associated Cys-rich membrane protein yields MNLIIQNILVFSALALALLFLIRKFIWSPKKKSSKACGGNDGCGCH; encoded by the coding sequence ATGAATCTGATTATTCAAAACATATTAGTTTTTTCAGCATTGGCTCTTGCCTTGCTATTCTTAATACGTAAGTTTATTTGGTCACCTAAGAAAAAATCTTCAAAAGCTTGTGGTGGTAATGATGGCTGTGGATGTCATTAA
- a CDS encoding metal-dependent transcriptional regulator — protein MSIAVENFVKAIYNNNSHDTKNTKPGNIAKKLGISSAAATDMAKKLAVKDLLHYQKYQELQLTDKGKKMALNIVRKHRLWEAFLFKMFDMSLHDIHKEAELLEHQTSDLLADKISAYLGHPKFDPHGDPIPNAKGEITTKDTSISLSNAEEGKAYIISRLISDDKEFFEFCAHQKLKYGHEIKVTKQFKKNKMTELSVHNNTILLNEDFSNLIYVNATN, from the coding sequence ATGTCAATCGCAGTTGAAAACTTTGTAAAAGCTATTTACAACAATAATTCCCATGATACTAAAAATACCAAACCAGGCAATATTGCCAAAAAATTGGGAATTTCTAGTGCAGCAGCAACTGATATGGCAAAAAAATTAGCCGTAAAAGATTTACTCCACTATCAAAAGTACCAAGAATTACAACTCACCGATAAAGGCAAAAAAATGGCTTTGAATATTGTGAGAAAGCATCGGTTATGGGAAGCATTCTTATTTAAAATGTTCGATATGTCATTGCATGATATTCATAAAGAAGCCGAACTTTTAGAACATCAAACTTCAGATTTATTAGCTGACAAGATTAGTGCATATTTAGGACATCCTAAGTTTGATCCTCATGGCGATCCAATTCCTAATGCTAAGGGAGAAATAACCACAAAAGATACCTCCATTTCACTTTCAAATGCTGAGGAAGGAAAAGCATATATCATTTCCAGATTAATAAGTGATGACAAAGAGTTTTTTGAATTCTGCGCACATCAAAAATTAAAATACGGTCATGAGATAAAAGTAACCAAACAATTCAAAAAAAATAAAATGACGGAACTTTCAGTGCATAACAACACTATTTTACTAAATGAAGATTTTTCAAATTTAATTTATGTTAATGCAACTAACTAA